A single window of Streptomyces xanthii DNA harbors:
- the rpsR gene encoding 30S ribosomal protein S18, which produces MARTGKLAPARKNRPNPLDAAGITHIDYKDTDLLRTFVSDRGKIRSRRVTRVSRQQQRQIATAVKNAREMALLPYAGR; this is translated from the coding sequence ATGGCCCGCACCGGCAAGCTCGCACCCGCCCGCAAGAACCGTCCCAACCCGCTCGACGCCGCCGGCATCACCCACATCGACTACAAGGACACCGATCTGCTGCGGACGTTCGTCTCCGACCGGGGCAAGATCCGCAGCCGTCGCGTCACCCGGGTCAGCCGGCAGCAGCAGCGCCAGATCGCCACGGCCGTCAAGAACGCCCGCGAGATGGCACTGCTCCCCTACGCCGGCCGCTGA
- a CDS encoding TetR/AcrR family transcriptional regulator → MGEAAARPLRADAERSVRVILEAAERVLAEDPGASMEQIAAAAGVARTTIHRRFASRQALIDALASSAARQLARAVDDGRPDTAPPLVAMHRITANVLQIKGAWAFALGLPAEPDSEAAVLHQGIDRSCVAVLERARAEGLIDDAADLEWVRRVYYALIGESLHNEPEGSDPDALAARVIDTLLRGAGPRS, encoded by the coding sequence ATGGGTGAGGCGGCGGCGCGACCGTTGAGGGCGGACGCGGAGCGCAGCGTGCGCGTGATCCTGGAGGCGGCCGAGCGGGTGCTGGCCGAGGACCCCGGTGCCTCCATGGAGCAGATCGCGGCGGCCGCGGGGGTGGCCCGCACGACGATCCACCGGCGGTTCGCGAGCCGGCAGGCGCTGATCGACGCCCTGGCGTCCTCGGCGGCCCGCCAGCTCGCCCGCGCGGTGGACGACGGCAGGCCGGACACCGCTCCGCCCCTGGTGGCGATGCACCGGATCACGGCCAACGTGCTGCAGATCAAGGGCGCGTGGGCGTTCGCCCTGGGGCTGCCGGCGGAGCCGGACAGCGAGGCCGCCGTGCTCCATCAGGGCATCGACCGCAGTTGCGTCGCCGTCCTGGAGCGGGCACGGGCGGAGGGGCTCATCGACGACGCGGCGGACCTCGAATGGGTGCGCCGGGTCTACTACGCGCTCATCGGGGAGTCCCTGCACAACGAGCCGGAAGGCTCCGATCCGGACGCGCTCGCGGCCCGCGTCATCGACACGCTGCTGCGCGGTGCGGGACCCCGGAGCTGA
- a CDS encoding SDR family NAD(P)-dependent oxidoreductase — MHSTALVTGASSGLGAEFAAQLAAQGHDLVLVARSGDRLTALAERLTAEHGVRAHVVVQDLASPDAARRVTDQLAARGLSVDLLVNNAGFGTCGRFEEIPEERDHDQLMVNVVALVDLTHALLPGMLERGRGAVLNVASNAAFQPSPYFAVYGAAKAFVLNFGLALRQEYRGRGIRVLTLCPGPVETAFFDTIGTRRAAVTGSMTTPEPVVRAALRALERDRGYVAPGLSNTLGAHLTPRRPRTLVAAIAERITRKVLAGPATASALSGRAA, encoded by the coding sequence GTGCACAGCACCGCCCTCGTCACCGGAGCGTCGTCCGGGCTCGGCGCCGAGTTCGCCGCGCAGCTCGCGGCCCAGGGGCACGACCTGGTCCTCGTCGCCCGCTCCGGCGACCGGCTCACCGCCCTCGCCGAGCGGCTGACCGCCGAACACGGCGTCCGCGCCCACGTGGTGGTCCAGGACCTCGCCTCGCCGGACGCGGCCCGCCGCGTCACCGACCAGTTGGCCGCCCGCGGACTGAGCGTCGACCTCCTGGTCAACAACGCCGGCTTCGGCACCTGCGGCCGCTTCGAGGAGATCCCGGAAGAGCGCGACCACGACCAGCTCATGGTCAACGTCGTCGCGCTCGTCGACCTCACCCACGCGCTGCTGCCCGGCATGCTGGAGCGCGGCCGCGGGGCGGTCCTCAACGTCGCCTCCAACGCGGCCTTCCAGCCGTCCCCCTACTTCGCCGTCTACGGCGCGGCCAAGGCGTTCGTCCTCAACTTCGGCCTCGCCCTGCGCCAGGAGTACCGGGGCCGCGGCATCCGCGTGCTCACGTTGTGCCCCGGCCCCGTCGAGACCGCCTTCTTCGACACCATCGGCACCCGCCGGGCCGCCGTCACCGGCTCCATGACGACCCCCGAGCCCGTCGTCCGCGCCGCGCTGCGCGCCCTGGAACGCGACCGTGGCTACGTGGCCCCCGGGCTGAGCAACACCCTGGGCGCCCACCTCACGCCGCGCCGCCCCCGCACCCTGGTCGCCGCCATCGCCGAACGCATCACGCGCAAGGTCCTCGCCGGCCCGGCCACTGCCTCGGCCCTCTCGGGGCGCGCGGCGTGA
- a CDS encoding GTP-binding protein, producing the protein MTPIEEPLMPVVIVGGLHTDARRAAVERLLREVPGSVALHHDLSAGPTGTVRRGVRDATGETAWGETPLVNDCACCALREDLVPELERLAGSGLTRLAIVELWDSVEPRAMAEVVAAHGHDVFRLANVLTAVDPALVLPCLTNGDDLAEAGLAAAATDRRTVADTFARQLEYAPVLAVTDSPDAGLDDLALLRQLHPTATHVRVESGRLGGAALAGFDVGAAAAAQHPACARLPHDCDEQGVSTLVWQRRRPFHAGRLFEALEDLCCAAARSRGRFWLADRPDSLLAWDAAGGALCVENAGPWMAALPDAAWELMPAERRTAAALDWHPEHGDRCQHLVFTSPDLDRTGLLSLLDSCLLTDDELASGPAALPRPTGFDHLLDAA; encoded by the coding sequence ATGACCCCTATCGAAGAACCCCTGATGCCGGTGGTGATCGTCGGCGGACTGCACACCGACGCCCGTCGCGCCGCGGTCGAACGGCTGCTGCGCGAGGTGCCCGGCAGCGTCGCCCTGCACCACGACCTGTCCGCGGGACCGACGGGCACGGTGCGCCGCGGCGTCCGCGACGCCACGGGCGAGACCGCCTGGGGCGAGACGCCCCTCGTCAACGACTGCGCCTGCTGCGCCCTGCGCGAGGACCTCGTGCCCGAGCTGGAGCGGCTGGCCGGCAGCGGACTGACCCGCCTGGCGATCGTGGAGCTGTGGGACTCCGTGGAGCCGCGTGCCATGGCCGAGGTCGTCGCCGCGCACGGCCACGACGTGTTCCGCCTCGCGAACGTGCTGACGGCCGTCGACCCCGCTCTCGTCCTGCCCTGCCTGACCAACGGCGACGACCTCGCCGAGGCGGGGCTCGCCGCGGCCGCCACGGACCGGCGCACGGTCGCCGACACCTTCGCGCGGCAGCTGGAGTACGCCCCCGTCCTCGCCGTCACCGACAGCCCCGACGCCGGGCTCGACGACCTCGCGCTCCTGCGCCAGCTCCACCCCACGGCGACCCATGTCCGCGTGGAGTCGGGGAGGTTGGGCGGCGCCGCGCTCGCCGGATTCGACGTGGGCGCGGCGGCCGCGGCGCAGCATCCGGCCTGTGCCCGGCTCCCCCACGACTGTGACGAGCAGGGCGTCAGCACCCTGGTCTGGCAGCGCCGCCGCCCGTTCCACGCCGGTCGCCTCTTCGAGGCCCTGGAGGACCTGTGCTGTGCGGCGGCCCGCAGCCGCGGACGGTTCTGGCTCGCGGACCGGCCCGACAGTCTGCTCGCCTGGGACGCCGCGGGAGGTGCCCTGTGCGTGGAGAACGCCGGGCCCTGGATGGCCGCGCTGCCGGACGCCGCCTGGGAGTTGATGCCGGCCGAACGCCGCACCGCGGCCGCCCTCGACTGGCATCCCGAGCACGGCGACCGCTGCCAGCACCTCGTCTTCACCTCACCCGATCTGGACCGGACGGGGCTGCTCTCGCTGCTCGACTCCTGCCTGCTCACCGACGACGAACTCGCCTCGGGCCCGGCCGCGTTGCCGCGCCCCACCGGCTTCGACCACCTGCTCGACGCCGCCTGA
- the rpsN gene encoding 30S ribosomal protein S14 — translation MAKKSKIAKNEQRKRIVARYALRRAALKAVLASPRATDDEKAAARTELRRQPRDASATRVRNRDSTDGRPRGHLRKFGLSRVNVRTQAHAGHLPGVTKSSW, via the coding sequence ATGGCGAAGAAGAGCAAGATCGCGAAGAACGAGCAGCGCAAGCGGATCGTGGCCCGGTACGCGCTGCGCCGCGCCGCGTTGAAGGCCGTCCTGGCGTCCCCGCGCGCGACGGACGACGAGAAGGCCGCCGCCCGCACGGAGCTGCGCCGCCAGCCCCGCGACGCGAGCGCCACCCGCGTCCGCAACCGCGACAGCACCGACGGCCGCCCCCGAGGCCACCTCCGCAAGTTCGGCCTCTCCCGAGTGAACGTCCGCACCCAGGCCCACGCGGGCCACCTCCCCGGCGTGACCAAGTCGTCCTGGTAG
- the rpmB gene encoding 50S ribosomal protein L28 — protein MSAHCQLTGARPVFGKKISHSHRRTSRRFDPNIQNKRYWLPSEGRHVRLRLSARGIKTVDVIGVEAAVARIRARGERV, from the coding sequence ATGTCCGCGCACTGCCAACTGACCGGCGCCCGGCCGGTCTTCGGCAAGAAGATCTCCCACTCGCACCGGCGCACCTCACGCCGCTTCGACCCCAACATCCAGAACAAGCGCTACTGGCTGCCCAGCGAGGGGCGCCACGTCCGGCTGCGGCTCAGCGCGCGCGGCATCAAGACCGTGGACGTCATCGGCGTCGAGGCGGCCGTCGCCCGGATCCGGGCCCGAGGGGAGCGTGTCTGA
- a CDS encoding HipA family kinase, protein MLDEVAVKRYVVPLREGGSLPGLVEAEDLASYVMKFTGAGQGRKTLVAEVVCGRLARALGFRVPELVALDLDPVIGLGEPDPEVQGLIKASGGTNLGMRYLSGALGFDPLAYGVDPLEAGRVVWFDALINNVDRSWRNPNMLVWHGDLWLIDHGASMIWHHNWRGAPAWADKPYDASDHALARYAPDIAAAAAELAPRVTEAMLAEAVADVPDVWLTDEPGFDSPDAVRRAYVETLHARVATIHERIALPEGGADQARPSAPGWLTPGAGR, encoded by the coding sequence ATGCTGGATGAAGTCGCTGTGAAGCGGTATGTCGTCCCCCTCCGTGAGGGGGGCTCTCTGCCGGGGCTCGTCGAGGCCGAGGATCTCGCGTCGTACGTCATGAAGTTCACCGGTGCGGGGCAGGGGCGCAAGACGCTGGTCGCCGAGGTGGTCTGCGGGCGGCTCGCGCGGGCGCTCGGGTTCCGGGTGCCGGAGCTCGTCGCGCTGGACCTCGACCCGGTGATCGGACTGGGTGAGCCCGACCCCGAGGTGCAGGGGCTCATCAAGGCGAGCGGCGGCACGAACCTCGGGATGCGGTACCTGTCCGGCGCCCTCGGGTTCGACCCGCTCGCATACGGCGTGGACCCGCTGGAGGCCGGCCGCGTCGTCTGGTTCGACGCGCTGATCAACAACGTCGACCGCTCCTGGCGCAACCCGAACATGCTGGTCTGGCACGGCGACCTGTGGCTCATCGACCACGGCGCCAGCATGATCTGGCACCACAACTGGCGGGGCGCCCCGGCCTGGGCCGACAAGCCGTACGACGCGAGCGACCACGCCCTCGCCCGGTACGCCCCCGACATCGCCGCGGCCGCCGCCGAACTCGCGCCGCGCGTCACCGAGGCGATGCTCGCCGAGGCCGTCGCCGACGTGCCCGACGTGTGGCTCACGGACGAGCCCGGATTCGACTCGCCCGACGCCGTGCGCCGCGCCTACGTGGAGACGCTGCACGCGCGCGTGGCCACGATCCACGAACGCATCGCGCTGCCCGAGGGCGGCGCGGACCAGGCCCGGCCGAGCGCTCCGGGCTGGCTGACCCCGGGAGCCGGCCGATGA
- the rpmF gene encoding 50S ribosomal protein L32, with the protein MAVPKRKTSRSNTRHRRARWKASTPPLVPVTVDGVTRLVPQHLRKAYERGLLRPES; encoded by the coding sequence ATGGCAGTCCCCAAGCGCAAGACGTCCCGCAGTAACACCCGTCACCGCCGCGCCCGGTGGAAGGCGAGCACCCCGCCCCTGGTCCCGGTGACCGTCGACGGGGTCACCCGTCTCGTGCCGCAGCACCTCAGGAAGGCGTACGAACGCGGCCTCCTGCGGCCCGAGAGCTGA
- a CDS encoding DUF3037 domain-containing protein, with the protein MSERDVFEYALLRVVPRIERGEQMNAGVVVYCRARSFVAALTHLDERRLLALDPEADVAGVRALLGAIERHCEGGAASGQAADDDAGRRYRWLIAPRSTVVQPGPVHTGLTADPAAEAERLLDQLVR; encoded by the coding sequence ATGAGCGAGCGCGACGTCTTCGAGTACGCCCTCCTGCGTGTGGTGCCCCGCATCGAGCGCGGCGAACAGATGAACGCCGGCGTGGTCGTGTACTGCCGCGCCCGGTCCTTCGTCGCCGCCCTCACCCACCTGGACGAGCGCCGCCTCCTCGCCCTCGACCCCGAGGCCGACGTGGCCGGCGTGCGCGCCCTCCTCGGCGCGATCGAGCGGCACTGCGAGGGCGGCGCCGCCTCCGGGCAGGCCGCGGACGACGACGCGGGCCGCCGCTACCGCTGGCTCATCGCCCCGCGCTCGACGGTCGTCCAGCCCGGCCCCGTGCACACGGGTCTGACCGCCGATCCGGCGGCCGAGGCCGAGCGGCTGCTCGACCAGCTCGTGCGCTGA